A window from Microcoleus sp. AS-A8 encodes these proteins:
- a CDS encoding glycosyltransferase: MRKLYFLVPGTGGKFACGGLWAELKTLNLAQQVCSADVVTYRQREKDIVFLDDLLKENNLNDVIFVISWGFDVAKLATKLKPYNVVYHAHSAGYEFSLPASIPIITVSRNTMGYWGQKSPNSLIYYLPNQIADEFRNLHLERDIDVLVQARKSSEYLLKELIPALQQQCNVRVIDSFVEDLPGLFNRAKVYLYDSAEYWAQQRVSEGFGLQPMEALACGCQVFSSVNGGLSDYLDPGFNCYKIAAYSKDYDVQRIMKAVEQSVLISLSEHFIEEYRTGNITERFKVIMEDINEFFDNKKQHKPNIKNLTARHIATSRIKRILGKLQQKYFNF, translated from the coding sequence GTGAGGAAGCTTTATTTTTTGGTTCCTGGAACAGGTGGTAAATTTGCCTGTGGGGGTCTTTGGGCAGAGTTAAAAACTCTGAATCTCGCTCAGCAGGTTTGCAGTGCGGATGTGGTGACTTACCGCCAACGGGAAAAAGACATAGTTTTCCTCGATGACTTGCTGAAGGAAAACAATTTAAATGATGTGATTTTTGTGATTAGCTGGGGATTTGATGTTGCAAAACTCGCCACTAAGTTAAAGCCCTACAATGTTGTTTACCATGCTCACAGCGCTGGGTATGAATTCAGTCTCCCTGCGAGTATTCCCATCATCACGGTTAGCCGAAATACCATGGGATATTGGGGACAAAAGTCACCGAATTCCCTAATTTACTATTTGCCGAATCAGATTGCAGATGAGTTTCGGAATTTACATCTTGAGCGGGATATTGATGTTTTAGTTCAGGCTCGAAAATCCTCTGAATATTTACTTAAAGAGTTAATTCCAGCGTTGCAGCAGCAGTGTAATGTTAGGGTGATTGATTCTTTTGTAGAGGATTTGCCCGGACTGTTTAATCGAGCTAAGGTTTATCTTTATGACTCCGCTGAGTATTGGGCACAACAAAGGGTTAGTGAAGGGTTCGGTCTGCAACCGATGGAAGCTCTTGCCTGTGGTTGTCAAGTTTTTTCGAGTGTCAATGGTGGACTGTCGGATTATTTAGACCCTGGATTTAATTGCTATAAAATTGCCGCCTATTCTAAAGACTATGATGTGCAGCGCATTATGAAAGCCGTTGAACAATCAGTATTAATTTCTCTCTCGGAACATTTTATTGAAGAATATAGGACAGGAAATATAACTGAGCGATTTAAAGTGATTATGGAGGATATCAATGAATTCTTTGATAACAAAAAACAGCATAAACCCAATATCAAGAACTTGACAGCGAGGCATATTGCAACGTCAAGAATAAAGCGGATATTGGGCAAGCTACAACAGAAGTATTTTAATTTTTAA
- a CDS encoding 1-acyl-sn-glycerol-3-phosphate acyltransferase, producing the protein MSDSIQHAQPPLKFIPPRFNPFVLRIVQWLLPILLRFRLRRWLPAGISHIEAENIKVLVDLYQQFQAGKIRFLMAFHHPEVEDPLCMFYLINRAVPRAARQLGIRLQYPTPSYFVYERGMTLWAGDWLGWLFSRIGGIPIHRGKHLDWSGMRTARDLFVNGKFPIGIAPEGATNGHSEIISPLEPGVAQLGFWCAESLHKANRPEQVFIVPIGIRYHYAEPPWSKLDNLLSQMEADSGLPVQHIDPSAVDHPEKIYYPRLLRLGEYLLSEMEEFYRRFYHQNLPELTGMESDSSTNPNQVLLARLQRLLDTALQVAEQYFGLKSQGTVIDRCRRLEEAGWSKIYREDIPDLNTLPPFKRGLADWVAQESERHMRHMRLVESFVAVTDTYVQEKPTAERFAETALLMFDFISRIKERKIPRRPRLGLRQVRMTVGEPICVSDRWSTYHSSRQAARQSVTNLTQDLQKTLEKLISV; encoded by the coding sequence TTGTCCGATTCGATTCAGCACGCTCAACCCCCACTCAAGTTTATTCCACCACGCTTTAATCCCTTTGTCCTGCGGATTGTCCAGTGGTTGCTGCCAATCTTGCTCAGGTTCCGGCTTCGGCGCTGGTTACCCGCTGGTATTTCACACATTGAAGCGGAAAACATCAAGGTTTTGGTCGATCTTTACCAACAATTTCAGGCTGGCAAAATTCGCTTTTTGATGGCATTTCACCATCCTGAAGTTGAAGATCCACTCTGTATGTTTTATCTGATTAATCGTGCCGTGCCACGGGCTGCTCGTCAGCTAGGGATTCGGCTACAATACCCAACTCCTAGTTACTTTGTTTATGAACGGGGTATGACGCTGTGGGCGGGAGACTGGCTCGGTTGGCTGTTCTCTCGGATTGGAGGGATTCCAATTCATCGAGGCAAACACCTAGACTGGAGTGGGATGCGGACGGCACGGGACTTGTTTGTGAATGGCAAATTCCCGATCGGAATAGCCCCAGAAGGAGCAACCAATGGTCATAGTGAAATTATTAGTCCCTTAGAACCGGGTGTTGCTCAACTGGGGTTTTGGTGTGCCGAAAGTTTGCACAAAGCGAACCGTCCTGAGCAGGTTTTTATTGTGCCGATTGGCATTCGCTATCATTATGCTGAACCGCCCTGGTCAAAACTGGATAACCTGTTGAGTCAAATGGAAGCGGATAGCGGTTTGCCCGTGCAGCACATCGATCCGTCAGCCGTTGATCACCCAGAAAAAATTTACTATCCGCGCCTTTTGCGTCTCGGTGAATATCTCCTGTCTGAGATGGAAGAGTTTTATCGGCGGTTCTACCATCAAAATTTGCCAGAACTTACAGGGATGGAGAGTGACTCCTCCACTAATCCCAATCAGGTGCTGTTGGCGCGACTCCAGCGCTTACTGGATACAGCGTTACAAGTGGCTGAGCAGTATTTTGGACTCAAGTCACAGGGAACTGTGATTGATCGCTGTCGCCGCTTGGAGGAGGCGGGTTGGAGTAAGATTTATCGCGAAGATATACCCGATTTAAATACGTTACCGCCCTTCAAACGGGGTTTGGCAGACTGGGTGGCTCAAGAATCCGAACGACACATGCGGCATATGCGTTTGGTGGAAAGTTTTGTGGCAGTCACCGATACCTATGTCCAGGAAAAGCCAACGGCTGAACGCTTTGCGGAAACGGCACTTTTGATGTTTGATTTCATTTCCCGAATTAAGGAGAGAAAAATACCGCGTCGTCCTCGCTTGGGTTTGCGGCAAGTCAGGATGACAGTGGGGGAACCCATTTGTGTGAGCGATCGCTGGTCAACTTATCACTCCAGTCGTCAAGCTGCAAGGCAATCGGTTACTAACCTAACGCAAGATTTGCAAAAGACTTTAGAGAAGTTGATTTCTGTGTAG